The window CCAGGAGGGCTGTTCAGTCCACTGCACCTTTTAACAGGCAGGCACCCAGAGCAGAGTATCCCCACCAACAGGACAGGCCCTCATGGCTGATGCTGGTGGTGATCCCAGCACTGAGGCTGACCTTAGGGACAGGGGTTGAGCTGCAGGGAGCAATGGGCGTGATAAATTTGCTTTGATTGGCTCTGTTCAGCTGGAACTTTGCTTTCCGGAGTTGTCGATTCTGGGAACTTTCCTGAGCGTTACATTCACTTCTAATGAAGGCAAAGCAGGGAGTACAACAAATAAGCTCAAATGTGCAAGCAGAACTGATCAATTAAGCCTGGTACATCCTGTACGCTATCAAAACCAATGTACATCATGGCTGAAAAGTAGTATCTGCAAAACAAAGCTCGAGTCGTACCCAAAATGTAAATTCCTGAGTTTGCCCTGGAAATGAAGAGACTAAAAATAAGATTATAAATATGGGGATCTTTGCTTCTCTGGCTGCTCAGCGCTAGAATGGTTCCTGTGTCTGACAGATTATCTCCGCGCCGCTAAAAATGATCAGAGCCCCGAGGCAATTAATTCCTCACTTTCAGAGTTTCACTTCTGCGGCAACAACGATTCCAGGGACAACGAGGGGGCGGCCGAGAGGGGCGGGGTAAACAACGCCAGGGGCAGAGAACGAGCGGGGACACAAAGGCACAGCGACCCGCTTGCTGCAGGGAACAGCCCCAGCCGGACCAGGGCTGCCGTGGGAAAGCCTTCATCCCACCGGGCATGTGAtcacagccagggccgtgctgaAAAGGTGCCCCACCTCACCCTGGCAATCTGATCTCCCCACAGCACCCGGAGTTCCCCCGGGCTCCCGCGGGGGGACAGAGGTGTCCTGCATCCTCTCTGTATTCAGATGGCATCCCTGCTGCTGATGGTGGCAGCAGATGTGGGCACAAGAGACAACAGAGTCACCTGCCTCCAGGACCTGCTGTGGTCACCCAGACCAGGAAGGGGATTTCAGCCACACcaaaaggtgtgtgtgtgtgtgtgttgttatcatgttgtatttcatatttctaaagtctcatACCTTCTCAGCAAtacttcttgggggcagttcttcacagcacagacttcctcttctgcttgttgctgcttcttcatcagcactccttccaggctctccctgactggccaagcccagccccttttatcccagttatcttcattagctacagctgcagcccaattaaggacatcgcagctgcagcccatcaaaaacaaccagggcttatcagggcaaggcctatatagaGATATACAATACACAATAcaaatattttactaggactcctactacaCGTGTGGACTGAGATCACCTGTTAGGAGTTCCAAAATGACATCCCCTTCCTGCCTGGTTCACATTTGCAGAGCATATCATGGAGCTGGCAAGGGGTCAGTGCTCTCAGGGCATCCCCTGCCTGTCAcctgatattttatgaaaaatccctttgccaggatttcttctcctgggaagcttcagcttctccctggtttgctgctttgggatgtgatttggagaattgtttacccagcatgtgaattgtttttattaatggccaatcacagccatgTGATGGACTCTGAGTCTGTCACaggttttattattcattcttgtgtagccttctgatgtatccttgcttctattctttagtatagttttagaatagaatagaatatatatcataaaacaataaatcagccttctgagaacaatgagtcaaattctcatctctcacctcgtcctggggaccctcacaacacaACACCTGTCCAGCACCCAGCCTGAAATATCAGCCCCAGCAAGGGGCACCAGTCCAAACTATGGCCTGAGAAAAACAGAGTAGAAAACAGATTGCAACCTCCAGAGGATTTTTTACTTTCACACAGGCAAGGAGAGACAAGCTGGGAGTGCTGCTTTTAAATCAGAAGTGGAAGTGCGATTTCCTGGAGGGCTTTCCCTCACTCAGTTCAGTGTGATGGTAAGGGTCTTTTGGAAAAACATTACTCTGGCTTCAGTCCAAAACATCCTCAGAATTCCCagatccctgatgaaccagcagCATACACACCTGATCTCCAGCCTTTGCTTTTGTTAAATTGTTTTGAAAGGCAGCTCCTATAAGGAACAGAAAGTGATCCTGGAGACCTGTGACAGCAACCTGGGGTCTGCAACATCTCTGCACCAGGATGAGCCCAAGGGAAGGGCACTTTTTGTTGTCCCTTTTCCCAATCCAGGCCAAATTTTATTTCATTCCATTTCAAATACCACACAAGGCAAAGGTAATGGGTAATGTGACAAATTACAAAGAAATCCCCAGGTTTTGTGTATCACCTCACTTCATGTAACACTGCTGCAGTTCTTCCTTGGGAAGACTGATAATGGATTTTGTGTAAGAAAGGAATTTGGGGAGTATTAATTTTTGTGCAGCATGTACTAAAACTGGATGTTGTCACTTAAGCCACTGTTCCTTTAAGTTGTGCTGCTTGACACTATGAATTATTCAGATATCTCTATGATATATAGAAGTGGTGTCAGCATTTTAGGGCAGGACTCTCCTCTCTTATCTGCTATAAAATCCCAGTGGTTTCACTGAACTATAAAAGGCAAAATTAGGTCCTCAGCAGCATTGTTGTCTTGCAAGCAGAAAATACTCTTTAACACTGAGTGAAGGCTACCAACAGGCCTTGCTTATAGTATAAAAGCAGATATTTGTAACTCCCTGGTGCATCAATACATCTAAAAGGTCATTTAGTCGTTCAGGAATGAGAAATCAGAGCGTAATGAAGATGGGGGATAGTGTAACATTGCCTATCTCTCTATTGCAGAGTTACTCAGGTTGCACTGACCCCATGCTGCTAATACCAATGGGCTCATGTGCTGAGCAGTGAGGTGTCTGTGCTGTaggcagcagggctgagcctgagcacagagctgtgctgggaaaagGAGGGTGCATGTGGAGTGGAGGAGCCCAGAatagcccaggggctgctgcatcCCCTACAGACTGTTCAGGGCAAACCTCTCAAGCTCAGAGGCTGATTGGGCTACAAACACTTGCCATGAAACTGAACAGTCCCTGGGAAAAGTGCTGATAAATTTTCTATCcttgcattgattttttttttctcctgtttttaaCCAATGATGTCAAAGACAATTCAGTTGAAACTGTTATAAATTCATTGTCAAGCATGGAAGAACATTCACTCTGCCTCACCAAAACTGAGGGGTTGTTAGAGCTGTAAAAGAAACAAAGATAGAGgagacaagagaaaaaaaaaatatgcatGTGTTGTGAATATACTCTTGGCTAAGCCAGGGCTTAAATTACCAGTGGCTTAAATGATAGAGATCTAAATTCCTGGAGTTTCCTGTGCCTTGTCAGTGTGTGGATGCTAGGGTCAGGGTAACCAAGGTTTAGTGATGCCAAGGCAGATGTAAATTCTTACTTTCCATTTCTCCCATCTCTTTGTTGCAACACTTGTTGTAGGTATTTACAAAAGAGGTATTTACAAAAGGCAAAGATATATCAAACCTTGCTGGCCTTCTTCCCATGTTGGATAGAATGGTAAATATTTTTGGAGGGGGTGTAAACCTTAATGCTGCTGGGAAGAAGCCAAGAGGTACCAAATGGCAGAGAGGAGGAAACTCACCCTATGGGCAGGTGTTTTTCAGAGTATTCTCATCAGCATCTGGTATTTGCCACTGGCAGAGAAAGTACAGGGGCTAGCACTTGGATCCAGTCTGCCTGTCTTTCTATTCCTGCTACTGATTGATTTCTTACCTATTCAGAATAAGTTCTGTCAAATTATTTTCCTGACACACACTTGGATCCAAAATCTCAGCATCTCTTCTCTTTGTGTGGATGATGGTGGAGGATGtgacagctccccagcacatggCTTCAGCTCACAGGCATTTGGCAATCCTGATGATTCAAATCTTGTAAGTAGAGTTGGGAGAATTTTCTTAGTACTTCAAAAAATTACTCAGATATTGAATGGATTGTATGTAGCCTTCTGACTTCACAAGGAAGCTGGATCCCCACCATGCACTAAATTAGTGAAACTTCTGCTCTAGTTGTTAGGTATGTGTTTTGGACATGTCAGtcacctgcagctcccaggtAGGAGCAGCATTGACTACTCCTTCTTAGGATTTAGCTTCCAGTCCTTTCCCAATGTAAAGATTAGGGTTGAAGGAAAAAGACTCCATATTTAGAGTTGCACAAAATGGTTATTAGCTTCCATGAAAATGAAGTGGTAGTAAACACTGTGGGTGAGGGGATTTTTACGGGCTTTTTCTATTTGGCTCAAACATGCCATGTATgcctgctctgcagctgccacTGCAAGAGATCTGACTTGGTATTGCTCCAACCCTGCAAGGGTGCCTCACAGAGCAGATCTGGACCCAACACGTGAATGTGCAACTCTTGGGTGACTGCAGGACACTTTGAAATGGACTGGAAAACAGCATTTGAGACACATCTGGAGAACACACGCCTTCCATGCTTTCCTTCAAGGAGCAGCTCCTCATCTCCACTGGTCCTCAGTTTGGATGCTACTCTTTGTGCAGTGTTTATGCCTTTTGAAGGACCTGTTTTTCTGGCAAGGCAAAGAGTTTGCTGGTCACAACCACAATCCTTCTTGGAATATCCTGAAGTCCTTCAAACGAGTTAGTGCATTGGAGAATTTTACTAGCAGTTTCAGGGCACAAAATAAGAAGGCTTTGTGGACACAAGATAAAAACCTCCAGTAAAACATACTATTTTCATAAGGAGAGAGAATGAACTGGATGGCCCAGTTTTATTGCCAGAAGCCAGCATTTAGGAGTGCTGCATAATCTTCCAAGAGACTGCATTTTCCTCATTGCTCAGCCAGATGGGCAAATGGAGGCACAAAGGCTTCTCACAGGATGGTTCAGCTGATctgggaaaagcaggaagaaTGACACAAGACAGGTCTTCAGGTCATTGCTTCTTGGAAAAGTGTTCTGGCTGAAAATACTGCTTAATCAGGCTGGAAGGGAGGTTCCTATCTTGATAGCAGAGTTTGGAGCATTGCTCAGTTTTTATTATCACACAGCTTTGTCTCACAAAGAGAGCTCCCATTGTTGCAATCTGGGTGCTGGATTTCAAAACATTAATCAAGGATTAGGCCTTGGTGCTGATTTACTCGTGGGAAAACACCAGTAATGGAGGATGTGTTCTTCGAGGTGGGTCCTTGGCACATATAAACTGGATCACAGTCTGGATGCACAGGCAGCAGTGTGTATTCCTCAGGCTGCCTCAGAAAACCAAGCTCCGGGAGAGTCTCACTGGGATTAATCCTGCCCAGAGGGGGCTTTGGAAGAGCCACTCTCTCCGGGGAAGGGAGGGAAGTGGCAGcacagctctgagctgtgtcCTCTGTAATACTGACGTATCCCTGTAGAGGGAATGCTTTGGTAAGACTTCAATGAGGCTGTGTATCATCGTGTTCTATCAGGGACCAAATTCACTTCTTGCATCACCTGCTGAGTTCAGGAGTTAACATCAAGAGCATTTTTACCCAGTAGGTTGCTGGTAGTTGTTTTGTTGGGAATTTTTCCTATAATTCTTATTTTGCTACAATTCGCTTTAAAATTTCATCCCCGACTGAACAGGGTGGAAATGCCCATCTGATTCAATGCAAGGGATAGGCTTTGATGCTGTCTTACATGAGCATCAAAAGCTTAAGATAACATGCATATTAAAAGTGTTTTTCACTGGCAGCTGGCAGAAGGCCCCATGGCCAGATGTAACAAGAGGGAATCCATAGCGTGTTGTTTATCAACTCCTTCTACACTTCATCTAAAATGCACAAGGAAATCACAGTGCCTTCTGAAAAACACTGGGAAATAgggttttttcactaaaactgaAACTATGAACCCATCAAAAATACCCCAACATTATGTGTTATTTGTTTTGATTAAAGTATGCTTTGCAACACTGGGTATGTAATTGACCATAAAACTGTGCACTGACCTAGTCCTTCCCCTCCAAGCTATCTAAGTATTTAAAGACTTATCTACACCCAGCCTTTGGTTCCACTGTGCCCACAGATCACCTGGGCCACAGACACTTTCTGATACCTCTCCTTTAGCACTGCTGCCTTGCCTTTCCAAAATGAGGGGATTTTCCTCTACTGCAAGGCCCACCTTGAAGGGAAGATGAGGGAGCAGTACAGGTGATGATGCACACTGTCCTCTTTATTCAGGTCACAGCCACTCAGACCATTTGCCATCTGGACACCTGGCAGCTTCAACGCCACCTCCTGAGCACACAGGCCTCTGGATGCTCAAGCACAGCAAGTCACCATCCCTCAGAGGCCACCTGGGCACCAGAATGGCAGCACTGACAGTGAACCCCTGTGGATGGCATCAGGGTGGATCTGTGGTGTTAACATTTCCAAAAGCACAAACATACCCACTGAGTACTGAAAGCAAGTCTTAATCATCACAGGGACTTCCTCTGTGGATATGAATAATCTCCTCACTTCCCCTGAGGAACCCCCCTGTCTGCTGAGCTCTGTTTCTGCAGAAACACCAATAACACTCAAACTTTCCTAGGTAAAACTTTGATGGGTTTTACCTAGGAAAGACAGCTTTTCTTGGGAAAGGGATGAAGCAAACATTAGGTGAGCCCAGCAATaaaatgcccaggccaggcactGCCACAGTGCAGCTTCATCTGTGTCTGTGACACAGCTGCCAGAGGCTTCTTTCTCTTTTTGACTTTGGTCAATGATGAACAATTGCTCTGCAAcatcccctgctctgctcctccttcccccagccaCTGACCAGGGACCTGCTAGTCAGATCAGCATGGGAGGGTCTGGGAGAAGCACTTTCCTCTTCCTGTGGGGAAGGATATGATTAAAACCTTGTAAATAAAAGGCTTGGCTCAAAAAAATGCCTGGGTGCCTTCTGGACACAATGCAGCCATGAGCTGTGGCTCAGGGTGGTGAGAAGCAGAGGTGGGACACGGCGTGATTCCATGGCGTGCTGGCCATGGCCTGTCTGCCCCAGAGCCCAGGAGCAGTGACCTCTCAGCACAGACACCTGCTGCTTCCATGTCCTAAGGGCTAACTGAGGTGGCAACATCAGGAGAACCTGCCACAGCCAGGACTGCACCTTCTGGAGAACTGCCACCAAGGTGGAACCCGGGTCAGAGCACAGCTCTGGTCCTGGGTGGTGCCTGTTTCACCTGCTCCATCCCCCTTGAAAGAGCAAACAGGCCTCACCACTGGCTGTACAGTGGGATCCTCTCCTCTCTAGGGAGCTGCCCTGGTGTGGGTTTGTGCCAGGGGAGAATTGTCCTCTTCAGATctcctgtgtgctgtgctgtgtgctaCCAAGAATCCACCTGCAAATCCCACACAAAGATTTGTGTCCGTGCTCTGTCCTAAGCTCCTCTTACCCTTTTGATAATGGGATAAAAACCTTCCTTAGGAGGACAGGGACAACATTGTCCACGGAGGGGATGGGCTCTTCCAGAAGCAGGGAGGGTCTGCTGTTTTGCTTTAGTAGGGAGCAGGCAGCTGTCTAGTTTGCCAAGGGTATATCTGAGCTCAGAAACCCAGCAGCATAGACCCGTGCAGAACAACAGGAAGAAACTGCAGCTTTACTGAGGCTGAGAAGGATAACATCAAAAGGCAGAAGTTGCAATCCTCCATCCCTCTCTGTTCCCATGTTCCCTCCATGCACGGGCCATATGCTCTGCATCCCACGCTCTGGCATCGGATTTGATGTCTCTTTATAGCTCGAGGGTGTCTTGACCAGCTTTCCAGTGTGGTCAGAAACCTGATGTTGCACTGGATTAACCCTGGGAGTCAAACCATTTACTCAGGTTCCTAAGGAACACAAAGCTGGCAATTCCCTGAGGCTTTTTAAGGATACTCATGCTGTGTCCTGGTGTACCTTTCGTTTTAACAGTGTGATACTGGTCAAAAACCAGTTCACAGAGAGATATCATAGCCCAGGGAAAAGTGCATGAGACTGAAACTCAGGGGATGTGATGCAAAGATAAAGGAAATCTACCCACATGTTGCCTAGGAAATTCACTTTATGAACTTTCCATGCCCTTTACTTGGTTCTGTCCGATGTGTGCAGAAATTGAGGCTGGAACCCCAGCCTCCTGGCAGTAAGGACCAGAACCTGTGACGATATTACCGAAGAACAAGCGATGTCTGCGACTTCAGGGCCGTTTCCTCCCGCACCGCTGAGGTATAAAGGGATCTGCCCTTCCCAGGAGcagagaggcggcagagatgcTGGAGCCATCAACCTGCCGAGGCAGGAGGGACCCGCGGACAAAGGCGGCCACCCCagagggagcagggcagagagccGCGGCTGACAAAGCCCCCGGCGGGGGCGGAGATGCTCCGGGAGATCCCGCTCCGCTCGCATCCCAAGGCGGCCGCCCGTGGCTCGGGTCCCTCCCCGCGCCAGGGCAGAGCGGGACCGGGGCCATTTCGGCGCCGCTTCCCCGGGCCGCCCGGCAGGCGCGTTTTCCTGCCTGTCCAACCCCACCCTTTCCCGGGATGGTGCTCTCCCCGGTACCTTTTCTTTGAGAAAAACCGAGGAAacccatctgaaaaaaaaaaaaaaaaaaaaaaaaaaaaaaaaaaaagaaaaagaaaaagaggcaaAAAGCGGGGCGGCAGCCCCGGGGGGGCAGCGGCgaggcagggcacggcagggcacggcggggcgggcggagggCGGGCGCAGGGAGGGAGCGAGGGAGCGGCCCCGTCCCTTTGTACCTGCCGTTCGAAGGCGCCAGGCGGGCCCGCATTGGCTGCGGCGGCCGCGGCTCCGTAACCCGagccggggcgggcgcggcgcaCCGGGCCCGGCCGGCGCCCAGCCCGGCAGCCAAGgggcggctcggctcggctcggctcggctcggctccgcCGCCAGCAGCCGCCTCTGCCTGCGCGCCGCTGGGCTCGCTGGGGCAGGGCCGCGCCGCCCTGCCCGGCAGGAGGTGGGACCGAGCCGCGGCGCTgccgcctcctcctccctccctcgctCGTTCCCTCCCTCGCTCGCTCCCTCCCTCCCGAGGGCTGAGCCATTCCGGGAAGGCGCCGGCTCCCCCACCGCTCCTCGGCAGCGCCGCACCGGCATCGGCCGCCACCACCGCGCCGGGCTCGGCCCCACGGCGCTCCGGGGCTGCGGAGgctcagcggcggcggcggcggcgggcacggAGCGCGGTGCCccggcgggcgcggcgggcggcgggcgggcgggaggACAAGTGGACGGAGCGCCCGGGAGCGGGGGGGCGGCCGCCGCGTAGTTGTTTTGCCCGGGGTAAGTTGGCCGATCCCTGCGGAGGCTTCGCTCCGAGCGTGCAGCGCTTGGCTCCCGGCTCCGTGTCGCCCCCAGCCTCCGGGGCAGGGGGGGCGCCTTTTTTTATTTCAtcccccccctcctccccctttggtttgtgttttctttttattattattattattattatggggTCTATGGGGGAGCAGAATTTCCAGTCCGGCGTTGCTCTTCTTCCTTGTCCAACGCTCAGCGGAGAACTATAATATTTCTTTCCCGAGATGCTGCAGTGATTTTTAGTTATAGGAAATCAGGCGAACAAAATAATCCGAATAACACGAACCATTTGTTATCCTGTGAGAGCGAACGCAGCCTAGGCACAGATGATGGCAAAAAATTCCATGGAAGGGTCTAAAGAAGACCTGAGCAAAATTACGGAAGAGGAGATGCTGAGATGGAGCAAGGAAGAGCTGGTGAAAAGACTGAGGAAAGTGGAGAATGAAAAGATGAACTTAATGGTGGAACACGGCAACTTGATGAAAGACGTGAACCGGCGGCTGCAGCTCCACCTGCACGAGATCCGCGGGCTGAAGGAGGTGAACCAGAAGTTGCAGGACGACAACCAGGAGCTCCGGGAGCTCTGCTGCTTCTTGGACGACGACCGGCAAAAAGGCAAGAAGCTGTCAAGGGAATGGCAGCGCTTCGGGAGGCACACGGCCAGCGTGATGTGGAAGGAGGTGGGCATGTACCAGCAGAAGCTGAAGGACCTGGAGGCGCGGCAGGAGACCCTCCTTCGGGAGAACGTGGAGCTGAAGGAGATGGTGCTGATGCTGGACgaggagcggagcggggccggctcGCGGAGCTCCATCGACAGCCAGGCCAGCCTGACCAACCTGAACGGCGGCTCGGCCACCAGGGACGTGGGGGAcgggagcagcacctccagcacgggcagcgcgggcagccccgaccaccatcaccaccacctcCACCACCACAAGGCCGGCGACAGCAAGGCCGGGGCCATGCGGAGGTCTATGGATGACCTGTCGGCGCCCCTTCACCACCGGAGCATCCCGAACGGCCTCAATGGTGAgcgagcccctgccctgccctccctgccccgcgCCGCTCCCCGTGCGGTCCTGGCCATTCCCAACCCTGCCCATCCTTGTGACCTCCTTGGCACAGCAGCCCCGGGAGCCGGGAGGGGCACCTGTGTGCGGGGTGTGCCTTATCAGTGCGTTCACTGTGTTATCGAGGTCCTGGGCTCAGGGTTGGAGCCTCTTTTATCTCCAGCAGGGTTGGTGTTtggttctgtttgtttgttttgggtttctgtTTTGACAAAAATCAGCCTGGGTTTTCAGGGTTAAATAAACACTGATTGTGTTCCCAGTCTTCCACCTCTTTCTCTACCCCTTTAAATATTTTGGTTTATGTTTGGCTTGTTTGTGTGCTAGATTGATAAGATTGATAAAGATGGGATGAGATTTTGGAGGCATCTGATGAAAGTTCAGGCTTATCCCACCTGTTAGCTCCACAGGTTCTCAGGGCAGGCTGGCTGTGGAGTGCTCAGCAGTTTTGGAGAGGGGCATCTCGGCTTTCCCCTATCTCCACTTCAGAAAGAGGAGTTTTGTTTGTAGAGAAGAGATTGCTCTCGAAGGGACGCTGTGCTCACGATTTTGTTCAGGCTAGTCATTGAAGTTAGAAACAAGCTCCTCAATGAAATCGTGCCAAGCCTTCTTTGGCAGCTCACATCCAAGCAAAGTTTCTCCTGTTGTCTAATAGTGATCAGGCATTAACATAACATTGAAATATCTTTAAAatggagatttaaaaaaaatcttttaaaaccaACAAGACCAAATACATGACTTTTAGAATGTGTGATCAAGAGGATTCAGTAGGAATCAAACCAGGCAGCAAACTAAAAAGTTCTTATATATAAGACTACTTTTAATGTTCTTAATCCTCTTTTCCCACCAAAGAGGGCTATTTTCTTTGTGGGGTGTCCTTTACCCACCTATAAGCACATAGAGGGGGATGGAGCCCCAGAAGTTGGCTCTGATTGATGTCCACAGTGGATGTGCTTACTAGATAACCATGCTTTCAGCTCCCAGAGCTTTTGgtgttcttttttatttctggTGATTTGTGGCAAGTCTTTATGTCCCAGGAGACCTGAGGGCATGGAGGATTGATCAACTTGTTTCACAAGTGTTCATCCATGAACGTGCTGTTTGCAGTCCTGCTGCCCCAGTGTGTGTCAGCTCACGGCTGGAGATGTTCTGGCCACCTTGCTCAGTAGTCAGGGATTGCTGTTTTCAAGGATGATCCAGTCACCAGATGGTGCATGGTACAGCAAACATCTTTAAATGTTTGGTGTGGAATTTTTTAATGTCTCTCTCGTAGAGCTGTGTAAATCAGAAGTATCTGCTTTGTAAATCTGCAGATAGCTTCTGCTCTTGACGTGACTTGACTTTATTTTCATAAAGCACTGCTCTCCACAGAGGCTTGAAGAGCACATGACAGGTATTGACTGTTACTGTTATGGAACAGAAAGGATTCACAGCTCTGGTTTGTGAACCTTAGACCGTGTCCCTTTTAGGTGCTGGTAGCAGAACTGGACAAAGCCAGTTGAATTCTTctgttaactcagggctcttgaGTACACAAAACATAACAATACCTTAGAGCAGTCCCTTCAGTCCGGGGTGACAGCACAGTGGGATACTTCACCTGGGATTCAGAGTCGCCCCTGTCAGCTCAAAAAGGGAAACCTCTGTTTCAGAGCTCGGTCCTCCTTGCGCTGTGTGTGGGAATGTGCCCAGCAGCATCTTTTGGACGGGACTGGGAGCCGAGTCTCATGTCCTGCCGTAGGGTAAGGGTAGGAAAGGGAGGGTGACCATCTGCACACAGTGCTTCCATGCCTGCCTCTGCACACCCCTTCTCATTTCTTCTGTGGGAACGATGGGTATGGGCTAGAGCATTTCACTAAAACCTGTAGGTTTTGGTGACTTCTGGTTCTGGGGTGCCTGTGGAAGGTGGTCTCTGCGAGAAGAACTGAAGCTCTTTCCTGCGAACCAGCGCGGCTTCATTTCTGAGGGTGCAACGGAGATGATCGGCACTTTTAAAGCTAATAATCCTTGTAAAGATGTAG is drawn from Melospiza melodia melodia isolate bMelMel2 chromosome 6, bMelMel2.pri, whole genome shotgun sequence and contains these coding sequences:
- the CCDC85C gene encoding coiled-coil domain-containing protein 85C; translated protein: MMAKNSMEGSKEDLSKITEEEMLRWSKEELVKRLRKVENEKMNLMVEHGNLMKDVNRRLQLHLHEIRGLKEVNQKLQDDNQELRELCCFLDDDRQKGKKLSREWQRFGRHTASVMWKEVGMYQQKLKDLEARQETLLRENVELKEMVLMLDEERSGAGSRSSIDSQASLTNLNGGSATRDVGDGSSTSSTGSAGSPDHHHHHLHHHKAGDSKAGAMRRSMDDLSAPLHHRSIPNGLNDSSSNYIRQLETKVKLLEDDNKLLSQQSSTGDLRTLRKGLSPYHSESQLSSLPQYQDALQNGPARMTSDLAPSPAAGYVPVGQKPEAVVHAMKVLEVHENLDRQMQDNYEEDLSEKEKAIVREMCNVVWRKLGDAASSKPSIRQHLSGNQFKGPL